The genomic segment CATTTCAATGCCCCACAGCTGAGCCTGATCCCCTCATCTGCCCCATCACTGAACCTTCAGCATGAAGCTACTGCCCCACAGCCAACGttgctgccccacagcccaAACCTCTGTCCCCAGTCAGACCTTCAGTCCTAGAGCAGACGTGACCAAGCCCTTCCTCTGCCGTTGCCCCATAGTTGAAACTAGTGATGCTCCAAGAACAACAAAGCTGCTggcccctgacacagctcccaGCAAAGGGCCTGTCACACCTGGGTGGTGCACGGCAGCACCTGCCCGTCGTGTGTCACACTGCCCCTCATGTCACACTGCCCGTCATCGCACATCCCGACACGTCGCCCCGAGGGTTGTCTGTGACAGGTTTTTGTGTGTCCTGCTCCCCCGCCCCACGGGTTGCCGAGGTGTGCTGGCTCCCGTGGCACACACTGCGTCACACACGGTGCTGCACCGCCCGCTGTGGCCCCCACACCCCCCGTGTCGCTCGCTGCCTGCGCGGTGCCGGTGTCGCGTGTCCTCGCTCTGCAGCCCGGCAGGACCGTGTGCCGTGTCCGGCGCTGCTGCGTGGCGTGGCATGGCATGGCACGCTGTGCCCTGCACCCGTCCCCCCTTACCGCCTGCTGCCGCGCCGGGAAACTCCTGTGACCCCCCAGGAATGCGCCCAGTTAATTATAGCCCGGGCGGGACACGTggccccaggcaggagctgggagaggctcgGGCAGAGGGAGGTCCAAGGCCCCGAAtcctgggctggggcagtgggGTCAGCGGGTTCCCTGAGGACAAGCAGCAGGGCCAGCTGAAGCTGCCAGGAGCTTCTGTAAACCCAGGGTTACCCTGGGCAGGTCCTGCTGGAGGTCTCTGGCCCATCAGATCCCTCTATAAATCTTGTTCACCTCCAGAGCCCAGGGTGAAGCAGGGCCTCCTCAGAAGTCCTTGGGTGGGAGACAGAcaaccctcctgctcccccatccccatGGTGAGGGGTGAAACCTCTGCCACCACCCACTGTGCTtctgagctgcagcccagccccactGACCCACACACAAAGGGCTGGGGGTACCAGCCCCAAGGGTACATGGGGATACCAGACCTTTGGCCCAGCCAAGTGCCCCCAGGATGACCCTGCACCCTGCCCAGGACCCCACCTGCCCACAGAGAGCACATACCGGAGCAACACAGCCTGCTGTGGCTGTGACTGTGTCCCTCCTTATCACTGTCCCTTCCTCTTTGTTCTCTGGTGCCCCAATCTCCTTGTCTCCTGCTCCCTCACCTCACAcccccacatccctgtcccACACCTGTGTCCCCCATACCCACATTCTCTGTCTCCATAACTCACACACCCATCCCCTAATGTCCCATCTCTGTACCCCAGTATTCCCACGTGTCCAGTTGAGTTGTAGTCCCAAAGATGTTTTCACAGCCTCTCCAAGTCCATTTTTCAGCATTTACCTACCCTGCCtgccaggtttttttccttctatctaGTTAGAATTTCCTTACCTTCAACTTGTGCTTGTTACTTCCCACACTTTGCTGCACACCTGAGCCTGCCCTTTCTGCAGCCATTAGATCAGCCCttaaccttcttttctccaggtgGAATGATCCTGTTCTCACCTCTCCTTGTGCATCCTGTGCCTTCATGCTCTCCACCTTCTTGCTGGGTTTGCTGGACACAGTTCAGTTTGTTCACAGAAAATTGAACCAGACACAGCTATAAGCAACCTGCTCCAGTTCTCAGATGGCATCCAAGGGTCCCTTTCAGCTTCAGATGTTCCTCAATTCCAACCCTGAAGCTGTTGGCTCCGCACTTCCTGAAATGCTTTTTGGACAAAGCCCCCAGGCTCACAGACACCTTGTTGTGGGCAACCCACACCTCCTTCCTCACCCCACCTTCCCCATCCTCAGCCCAGAGCCAAAGCACCACTGCAGAAGCTTCGGCTCCAGACCCTCACAGATGGGCTCAGTGTGGTGCAATCCCAATCCCTGTCACAAAGTCCTGCAGGACCCGCTGGAGACTACAAGGATCACCCTGAAGCTCCAGTGCAGCCCCCACATCTGTGCTCACAATGCTGAGACAGGGAGGCAAAACAACTCGTGCACAGAAATcgctgcaggaggagcagacgagcagcagatcccacttcccctccagcagctccaggtttCTGCACCTCAGCCCAAacaccaggagcagccacaCGACACCACAATGTTGTGACAACTCCTGGTTTGACCAAACCTTTATTACACAACGTCCTAAGTACACAGAGCATTAGGAAGCCAGCTCACACACAGGGAGGAAAGGTGACATTTACAGCTTGGGAGGTCCCGTCAGCCTCCAGCCCTCAATGTTTGCAATCTTCAGGAGGGCTGCAGTGAATCCCAGCCCCAGACAAGCCGTGGTGCCAGCGAAGTAACTGCGAGCTGGAGAAACATCAAACCAGAAAAGACCAGTTAGGGCACAAGTCCTGTGCAATTTATCTCAACAGACTCTGCCATTTTTCAAAGGCCCCTTGACCATCAGCAACACTGTCTGCCCAGAGAGATTGGAAAAGTAACCTTTTTATAAAATTGAGTTTTCTCACGCTTTTAGCCTGCAATTTGAAATATCAGTTTTGATAACCCACTGCCCCATCCCTTTCTGGGCAATCTTACATGGCTCATTTGAGTGACAAAAGTAACAATCACTGCTTTGAACTTTCATCAGGCTCATCAATTAGGACAAGTAAAGATAAATTCTATTTCACCATGATTACAACCTAAGTAAATCCCTCACTTCTTTAGGTTCAAGTCTGAATGCctacagaaaacagagctgtgttagcatctgcaggagctgctcaagCCTGACAAAGGGCCACAggagcaacagcagcaggacacagcttGTCCCTCAGACCATGTGAAGAATTCACAAGGCAGACATTAGACTGTACTTTCTGCGTAAAATAAATCACACTTGTTGCCAAGAAAACGTGTTTCCACAACTACATTTTTCATATCCTGCAATTTTCAGGTATAACTGGTAGTTCTAACTGGCAGTATTAGGTCAGTCCTGCTTTCATTCTGTGTATCACTTTACGTTCCCTTCCACGTCCTCCCTCCTGTAGCcctgtttattttattcatgGAGTGCATGAATCAGAGGCTGAGATGAATCTTCACCAAAGAAGCCTGACACCAACatcatttaacatttttccCCAAGACAAAAGTTTCTAAAACCAGCAAGGGCTCATTTCATTGCAGGCGTTGTGCACAGTTACCTCTCGCTCCCACGACAGCTCCTGAGGCACAGCCACCAACAAAATAGTCCAAAGGACTGTGTGGCTCCTCCCGGACTTGGGCACTGAGGCAGGTACCTAAGCCAAACACAGCTCCCAGTGTAGCTGTAAACgagaagtaaaaaaaccaaaacaaaaccctcagTGACCCGAGAATTCACACCGAGCATGATTTTGACACTCAGAGTAGCTACAAGGGACAATGAAGATCTGCTTCCCATTTCCCAGGGACATCCCATCCCAGCCGCTGCAACGTCTCATTGTCTCATCATTGTCTCATCCAGCTCCCTGGGCATGTGGGTCCCCCTCACCtggacccccagagccccccctgTCAGCAGGTGAGGCACCACATCCTGCCCGGTGATCGGTGTAACAGCCTTTCCCGAGGAgacaggggacagcagggggtaccagaggggagcagaggtgTCTCTGCAGCATCTCCCCAGACCTGCCCGGGCTCTGCACTCAAACTCAGCCCCCGGGTCCCTGCAAATCCGCCTcactgagcactgcagagcaacCCCGAtgtctctgctctcccctgcagACCACTGGTCCTGGCactttcctcctctgcctgcctggggcTCACAGTGATTTCTAGGTAGTAGAAAAATGGACTGAGTTTgtgaattattcttttttttgtaaactgattttgaaatttaattaagGATTTTGAATTGCATTAAGACACTGCAAAGTAGCAGCATCCTGTTCACTGAATTATGCATCTTGTCCCTGCATTGATACAGCTGCAAACTTTGGCAAAGAGCTGTGTCAGAAAAACCCAGGGGAGCTTCAACCACGTAGCTCTCCATCTGCAGCAGTCCCCTGAGCCCCCTGCTCCTCTCTTCACCGCTCACTTCCTCTTCTAAAGGCAATGCAAGACAAATACACGGTTTCTCCTTGGCTACAGAGCAcgatggggaaaaaaaccctctatttACTTTCCTTTTGTCACCAAATGCATTGCAGTACTTTTCAGTTTATTAGACACAACGCAGTTTATTATACACAACGCCTGAAAGAAATAAGTTTGCTTTCACTATATTATTGCCCATAAACTGGCTGGTAAACGTCTTTCTAGTCCAGCGTTCCCGGCCAAACCCCGACCTGGGGCCGGCGGAGAAGGGAACACGGACACCGTGAGGGCACGGAGGCGAAGCCGGGGGCAGAGCGGGGGGTCCTGGCCCTTACCCACGGTCACACTGTCCGGGGTCCTGGCCCTTACCCATGGTGACATCGCCCGGGGTGTCAGCCCACACCTGCGATCGCACTGTCCGGGGTCCCGGCCCTTACCCACGGTCACACTGAGGTCCCGGCCCTTACCCACGGTCACACTGTCTGAGGTCCCAGCCCTTACCCACGGTCACACTGTCTGAGGTCTCAGCCCTTACCCACGGTCACACTGTCCGGGGTCTCAGCCCTTACCCATGGTCACACTGTCCGAGGTCTCAGCCCTTACCCACGGTCACACTGTCTGAGGTCTCAGCCCTTACCCACGGTCACACTGTCCGGGGTCTCAGCCCTTACCCACGGTCACACTGTCCGGGGTCTCAGCCCTTACCCACGGTCACACTGTCTGAGGTCTCAGCCCTTACCCACGGTCACACTGTCCGAGGTCTCAGCCCTTACCCACGGTCACACTGTCCGAGGTCTCAGCCCTTACCCACGGTCACACTGTCCGAGGTCTCAGCCCTTACCCATGGTCACACTGTCCGGGGTCCCGGCCCTTACCCATGGTCACACTGTCCGGGGTCTCAGCCCTTACCCATGGTCACACTGTCCGGGGTCTCAGCCCTTACCCACGGTCACACTGTCCGAGGTCCCGGCCCTTACCCACGGTCACACTGTCCGGGGTCCCGGCCCTTACCCATGGTCACACTGTCCGGGGTCCCGGCCCTTACCCATGGTCACACTGTCCGGGGTCCCGGCCCTTACCCACGGTCACACTGTCCGGGGTCCCGGCCCTTACCCATGGTCACACTGTCCGGGGTCTCAGCCCTTACCCATGGTCACACTGTCCGCCGCCGCCGTCTGCAGCGCGGCCAGCGCCGAGCCGGGCCGCAGCAGGATGATGCGATACGCCGCCCCGACCAGGCCTGCAACACAGCACCGCCCGTCACCGCCCGCGGCCGGGCCCGGGCCCCGCtcggccgcccgcccgcgccccccgctcccccctcACGCTGCCCACCCACGGCCGCGCCCACGCGCGTGGTGAACCAGGTCCGCTCCGCGCAGTGCTCGCCCTCGGGGCCGTCCCAGTAGCCCGCCATGGCGACAAGGGCACGGGCAGCGACCGCCAGAGCacgcgcggccccgccccgccccgccccgcgggggcGCGCCCGGGGGAGGCACCGCGCGGGCACGAGCTCCGCCCCATCCACCCCCCAACCCGCCCCGTGAGGGGCCGGGACCCCCCGAGCCGGGACCCCCCCAGTCCGGGAACCCCGAGCCGGGACCCACCGGGCCGGGAATCCCCAATCCGGGACTCCCCGATCCTTGACCCCCCGAGCCGGGACCCCCTCGAGTCGGGACCCCTCCGATCCGAGACTCCACGATCCGAGACCTCCCGATCCGGGAACCCCCAATCCGGGACCCCCCCGATCCCAGACCCGTCCGGGCCGGGACCCCCCGAGCCCGGACCCCCCGATCCAGGCCCGACAGTCCCTGTCCCGCCCCAGCCGGTGCCCGAGCGCAGCCGTACGATCATTTTCCTAAAGGATTTCTACCCCGTGTTCCCGGTTTCCCCACCCGCAGCTCTCAGGCTCTCCGCCTAAACCGGGGGCTCTGACTCGGGGGGAGGttgtggctttgttttgttggggtgtgttttttggtttcagttgctttctgggttttttgttttggtttggttttgtgggggaGAGGGGtagtgggttttggggttttttgtgtgtagGGTCTACAACTTTACCTCTTGGataattttttatgaattttcaAGGATTCCATTTTAATTCTCTGGCTCTCTCTATACTGCTGTATggtcctttttccttctgtaataaTAAAGATGCTTTGACACACTCAGGCTTATACCGATgcttttatgcatttatttttccagctcttcacAGTTTGCTGATAAAAACAGAACTCTCTGCCTTCTCAGTGACACGTCTTCGAGCAAAGctcttccctttgttttcccGACCCTTGAAACAGCTCCAGTTCCAACAGCTGAGTGAAGTAGTCCACAACTGTATCGACGTTAGCTCAAGCTTTCTCTCACAGGGGAAAGAGAAATAGGCAGGTATgtgaaaaacacattaaatgcTTGATTTCTGCATTTCCCAACATGTTTAGCCCCCCCCAACACCTCTTCTCTGGGACAGGAGCTcaaaacagctggagctggatgcTACTGCCCCAACTTATCCCAAGGAACAGCTTACGGTGGTTTACTAAAGGAAGTGGGTTTTAGAGAAGCTTTGCCCCTCCTGCAAAGCCCTTTCTAAGCACATAAGACAAAGGAATTTGTCACCTTTCCAGACAGCAGGATGAGAAAACCCTCAGCTCCAGGGCAGCACATGCTGCAAACGCTCCTTCCCCCGATATAAATACACGGAATCCACCAAATCTTGCTCCTTCCCTGATATTAATATGCAGAATCCACGAGTCC from the Chiroxiphia lanceolata isolate bChiLan1 chromosome 27, bChiLan1.pri, whole genome shotgun sequence genome contains:
- the NDUFA11 gene encoding NADH dehydrogenase [ubiquinone] 1 alpha subcomplex subunit 11, with the translated sequence MAGYWDGPEGEHCAERTWFTTRVGAAVGLVGAAYRIILLRPGSALAALQTAAADSVTMATLGAVFGLGTCLSAQVREEPHSPLDYFVGGCASGAVVGARARSYFAGTTACLGLGFTAALLKIANIEGWRLTGPPKL